A DNA window from Streptomyces sp. B21-083 contains the following coding sequences:
- a CDS encoding menaquinone biosynthetic enzyme MqnA/MqnD family protein produces MDNSRTRPRVGHIQFLNCLPLYWGLARTGTLLDFELTKDTPEKLSEKLVRGDLDIGPITLVEFLRNADDLVAFPDIAVGCDGPVMSCVLVSQVPLDRLDGARVALGSTSRTSVRLAQLLLAERYGVQPDYYTCPPDLSLMMQEADAAVLIGDAALRANLLDGPRYGLQVHDLGALWKEWTGLPFVFAVWAARKDYLAREPVLTRKVHEAFLASRDLSLEEVTKVAEQAARWEEFDAQVLERYFTTLDFRFGGPQLAAVREFARRVGPTTGFPADVEVDLLEP; encoded by the coding sequence GTGGACAATTCTCGCACCCGGCCGCGCGTCGGCCACATCCAGTTCCTGAACTGCCTGCCCCTGTACTGGGGGCTCGCGAGAACAGGCACGCTCCTCGACTTCGAGCTGACCAAGGACACCCCTGAGAAGCTCAGCGAGAAGCTGGTGCGCGGCGATCTCGACATCGGGCCCATCACGCTCGTCGAGTTCCTCCGCAACGCCGATGACCTGGTCGCCTTCCCTGACATCGCCGTCGGCTGCGACGGCCCGGTGATGTCGTGCGTGCTCGTCTCCCAGGTCCCCCTGGACCGCCTGGACGGCGCACGGGTGGCGCTCGGCTCGACCTCCCGCACCTCCGTGCGCCTGGCGCAACTGCTCCTGGCCGAGCGTTACGGCGTACAACCCGACTACTACACGTGTCCGCCGGACCTCAGCCTGATGATGCAGGAGGCGGACGCGGCGGTGCTGATCGGGGACGCGGCCCTGCGCGCCAACCTCCTGGACGGCCCGCGCTACGGCCTCCAGGTGCACGATCTGGGCGCCCTGTGGAAGGAGTGGACGGGGCTGCCGTTCGTCTTCGCGGTCTGGGCGGCCCGTAAGGACTATCTGGCCCGCGAGCCGGTCCTGACCCGGAAGGTCCACGAGGCGTTCCTCGCCTCCCGTGACCTCTCCCTGGAGGAGGTCACCAAGGTCGCCGAACAGGCGGCCCGCTGGGAGGAGTTCGACGCCCAGGTCCTGGAGCGCTACTTCACGACTCTCGACTTCCGCTTCGGCGGACCGCAGCTCGCGGCCGTACGGGAGTTCGCCCGACGTGTGGGCCCCACGACGGGCTTTCCCGCGGACGTGGAGGTGGACCTGCTGGAGCCGTAG
- a CDS encoding cold-shock protein: MATGTVKWFNAEKGFGFIAQEGGGPDVFVHYSAINASGFRSLEENQAVSFDVTQGPKGPQAENVSPV, from the coding sequence ATGGCTACCGGAACCGTGAAGTGGTTCAACGCCGAAAAGGGCTTTGGTTTCATCGCCCAAGAAGGCGGCGGCCCGGACGTCTTCGTCCACTACTCCGCGATCAATGCGAGCGGATTCCGTTCTCTCGAAGAGAACCAGGCGGTTTCCTTCGACGTCACGCAGGGTCCCAAGGGCCCGCAGGCGGAGAACGTCAGCCCGGTCTAA
- a CDS encoding class I SAM-dependent methyltransferase, with amino-acid sequence MDTHSEAGTDFVAATRVFYDAIAEDYYALFRSGLADQPLERAVISAYAEFVRRSGGGSGQVADLGCGPGWVTALLDSLGLSVFGLDVSASMLAVARREHPGIRFEQGSMLELDLADGTLAGVVSWYSTIHTPADQLPALFAEFRRVLAPGGHLLLGFQAGDVHKHHDQPFGRPVSMTFQRRRPERIAELLTEAGFTLTSQTVRAAYEEAGESSPHAFLMARRP; translated from the coding sequence ATGGACACCCACAGCGAGGCCGGCACCGACTTCGTCGCCGCCACCCGCGTCTTCTACGACGCCATCGCCGAGGACTACTACGCCCTCTTCCGTTCCGGACTCGCCGACCAGCCGCTGGAGCGGGCCGTGATCTCCGCGTACGCCGAGTTCGTACGGAGATCAGGGGGCGGCAGCGGCCAGGTCGCCGATCTCGGGTGTGGGCCCGGGTGGGTCACCGCGCTGCTCGACTCGCTCGGGCTGTCGGTGTTCGGGCTGGACGTGTCGGCGTCGATGCTCGCGGTGGCCCGGCGGGAGCATCCGGGGATCCGGTTCGAGCAGGGCTCGATGCTGGAGCTGGACCTCGCCGACGGGACGCTCGCCGGAGTCGTCTCCTGGTACTCGACCATCCACACCCCGGCCGATCAACTGCCAGCCCTCTTCGCCGAGTTCCGTCGGGTACTGGCGCCGGGCGGGCATCTCCTGCTCGGCTTCCAGGCGGGGGACGTACACAAGCACCACGACCAGCCGTTCGGACGCCCCGTGTCCATGACCTTCCAGCGGCGCCGTCCCGAGCGGATCGCCGAACTGCTGACGGAGGCCGGGTTCACCCTCACGTCGCAGACCGTGCGGGCGGCGTACGAGGAGGCCGGGGAGTCGTCCCCGCACGCGTTCCTGATGGCCCGCAGACCGTGA